The genomic segment TGGCCAACATCTTTTTTGGTTTCTATTAAGTTAAGCAAAAGCTACCTTTTCAAAAAGCGTGTTCAAACCCCCTGATTATCCTCTAGTGTATTTCCAATTTGGGAGCTGAAGGAAAAGCAACTAAGAGCTCACAATTATatcttctgaaataaaaaagcatgaacaatggagtgtaaaaaaacatctaacatCACGGCGCAGCTTTCTCCTACTTACATTTCTGAATAATTGGAGTCCACCGCTGCGACTGAACAGTCATCACTGATTGAGGCCAGGAAGGGGGAACTGTGAAACAGACAAGGAGGCAGTTCAGGACCATGGTGCTTCCAGCAAAGCCAAAGACTGCGCTTAAACTCTCGTTTAAAAGGTTTACACTGAAGAGGCGTGGCGCAGCCAAGTAAGGGAAAGACCGAGAGCTCCGGGGCTCATCGGGGTTCATCAACAGAAAACTAATTCTGCGAGTACGGCTGATCCGATTGCTCACCGAAAACAACCACTTCAACTGAGTAATTGAATCAGTAATTGAAACAGATCAGTTAACAAGAGTTCTGCAGCCCACAGTGACTGGAGCTGCTCTGCACCACAAGCGATCGCTGATCGACCACAGAGGTAAAATACTGGATCTTCCAATTCACCTCTTCACCAGAGCCAGTCTCTTAATCAGGTCCTTTGATTCTTAAATCCATGAAAATAATGCAGCAGAGGAGCAGCCATCTGGTGTTAAAACATCCACTTTGTCGTTTAAAGTGCTTATCTGTGATTATCTGGTGGACAGCAGGAGAACGGCCCTGAAACCTCAGCTCGTGCTCACGATGGTGCGCAGTCGTGCGGACAGTGTTCCTGGGCCACAGCTGGATGTTCACCTGTGCGAGGAGAAGGCCAGGCCGGTGACCCTCCGGGCGTGGGTGTCCATCTTCTTTACGCTCTCACTGGCTTGGAGCTCCCTCACAAACACTTTGCCCAGGTCGTCTCCTGAGGGCAGGAGAAACACCCAGTGAGCTCTCGAGAGGAACAAATCAAGCCACCACATGCAGCTGCTAGTTTCGCTGACGGAGGTGGGAGGAGTTTCGGTTAACTCGCCAAATACACCTGGTAAGTAGACCAAACTTTCAGATGGGCATCTCCAAAAACCAGCTGAACCAGCCTAATTTGCAGCCACAGGGGGGAAGCACTTACTCAGCATGCTTCTATAGTAGTGCGCAGCTAATCAACTCCAATTAACACttccaattaaaaaataatttcccacATGAGAATTCGTGACAAAAGGAGTTGCACATTCTACAAATACAGTGGCTGTTAACACCCTGAACTTGGTGTGCagataagaaaaatattttttcttatgaaAAAGAATTCATGTTTATGTTGAGGCATCGTTTACATATTGTAAACAgttacactgacaggctggaggtaCCAAACctttttaatcttgaacagagaagactaagaTGGCAACTGATGAGAATTCGAAATCCTCAAAGACACCGATAAAATCAATTCAACGGACGTCCTCAGATTCAATAATAAAATGCAACCCAGAGGAGATGCATGGAACGCGAATGGAATGAAatgaagcacatttaaaaccaaaaacactgattgcatttttacagttttttcagCGCATTTAAACTGTATTGTAGTATTACTAGTGTGCACACCTGCATTGTGTATCTGCAGCTTAGGTACGGTGCCCTGAATGAATTTGTCAGCTAATGTCAGAACCCTGATGATAAACTTGCTTTATTAAGGACACGGTGAGCAGTGACAGTCAGACATCTGCTCGAGTCAGGCTCCTTACCGTAGGCAAACATATTGCTTCGCTGAGGGTGCCAGGCTAAAGAGGTAGGGCAGCATTGAGTGTCTGCAgaggacagaaataaaataaaattaaagaaagccTTTACTCTTAGAACAAGGAGCTTCAGGGCATGCAGTTCttacagtacaaaaaatataatgtgTCCACAGGTTAACTCCACTGTAAGATAACAAAATAGTTCAACGGCCTGTGTATTACAGTTTTCAATTTACATCTATTACAAACTGTGATGATTACCTCTATTCAGGGTGCAGAGCACAATGCCTACAGTATAGCCTCTTCCATATTCCTTACAAATATTAATTCCTCACATCACAGTATTCCTACTAGAGAACTGAGTTTAGTATTACTCACAACAGCTAGTGTATAAGCAGTATCCACCGTTAGAGCAATGTATGCAAGAAGAGCTTTTGATcgttagttttttttgttgtataaAATTAACTGTATGTACGACGGATCTGATTAATTCCCCCCCGTTCAAACTAGGGATGTTGTAACACCAAAGCCAGCAGCTCACCAATGCGAGAGGCAGGTTTTGGCTTCCTCCTGTCCCATAGCAGCAGCCGGCCATCCTGCAAGAGAAGGCAAAATCGCACCCTCTGAGATCCCTGTCAAGCTGCACAGAGATTCAAACACCAGGACGTCTGCAGATCAAACAAGCCTGACAAGTCTTCCGGATACAACTCTGGAAGTCTGTGCTGAATGTGTTAAAAACATGTTGTTCTCAAGGCTTCAGAAATTAATCAAACACATCAGTCTCCCACTCATCAGTACTGTCGGTTTCACCAATTTAGGGCAATTTTGATTGATGGATTTGTCTTTGTAGCCGGGTTGAAAAAAGTGGGCAGAAACACAGCAGTCATCACACAACAAAGGCTCCTGGAAGTAATTCTTTTGGCAGATTTAAGCTCTCACTCAGTTTTTCTTGCCTTCTACTCGTAGCGTGAGGCAGCAAATTATGTACACAGTTGACTTCTTACAGTATTTGTGTGGGAAATACATAATGCTGCTGAGCATTTTGTTCGATCcccaaaatgaaatgcttcagGGGATCCATGAAGGTTACTTTAAACTCTCTCAAACCTAAGTCAAACTTAGGGTATACACACTGTGCCAAAGCAGATCTTTAGGGTAcaattaagataagatcactttgttagccctatacaatttcttgcattaggaatttgtcttttcgcataccccaacttgctctccgtgagacacacagacacacagaaagagaaagagaagccttggagcagttggggttaagggccttgcttaggggcccagcggagtaggattcctctgccggccgcgagatttgaactggcaaccttccagccacagacacagctccttagccacagagccactgctccaccccaaGAATTCCTGAGTACTGATGAGCCTGATACCTGATACCACCTAGCAGACGTAACTGGGTGCCGTTCAAGGACTTACAAAGGCTAGTCGGATAAGAGATGGGTGCTTGTTTTAGGAAAGTAACATGGGCCCATGTGCACTGCCTCTCTTGAAGGCGCTAAAGTTGACTAGTTGCTGCCTCACATCTGTCTGTCCTAGTGCAATGCACACAACAGAACATAAAAAAGTACTTGACTGGGCATCCAAAGTTCTGACAAACAGTCTCTTACCTGCCCGCAGGAAAGAAACAGCGCCTCTTCACTGGGGCTACAGGATACGCAGGTGACTGAGCTAGAATGAGCTGGAGAGAGAGTTCATGAACACTGAAGCACTGGTATTATAAAGATATTAATTCATGATTTCTTGCATTTGCATAGAGATGCTCCTCATAAAGGATCCAtagttttaatatatatataagggAACCCCCTCCTTCACTGCTGAAATGCAGCACTCAGCTGGATGACAGAGAAGCCCTTGatcaccagcagccccactgcacatgACAGGTGGAAAAGTGGGAAATCACTCAGCCAATTGATTTAAGACTGTGCAAGTcaagagtggaatttagctaGGAAATGGAGGTtaaaacccctactcttacaaGCAGTGCCATGAGATTTTCATGGGAACCTTAATGAGCAAGCAATAAGAAACTCTTGTtgaacatctcatccaaagtcATACTGGGGAACAGATTTGGAAATTCAGAGGGATCAACACCACCACTTAACTGCAGTAACCTGGTTTTCATTCCCAGGACTGACCAGGCCaggccttgcttagcttcaggaTCAGACTACAAGGTGCAAATTTAATGTATTAAAACCTTCTGCTGTAATTCATAAAAAAAGATGTATCTGACATATGTTTTGATATaagctaaattaaaaatcaCACAAACATTCTGGATCATTGCACCTCAAAGACAATTATGGCACTGATCAAGAAAGGCATAAAGTAACGCTTACATTGCATTGCACTTAACAACAGGGAGCTAAAATCTCTCTTTAATGCATTGCTAGATCCCAAATCCACTCACCGTTATAGGAGTTGACCACAGTTTCCTGGGCAAGATCCCAGACTTTGATCCTGAAAGGAAAAGGATAAGGACAAGATGCCaaactttaaacattttaagaaaccGATCCTACAAGTATAACTGCACTCAGGCCTTGCAAAAGATGGCTTGCCAGATGGTGTTCTGCTACTCTGTACTTTCAACACAAAAAAAGACCATCTGCAAAAGACCATATGAAAAGTCTATAACAATAGGCGACTCCAAACCTGTTGATGTTCAAGCAATATAACACGAAGGTATAATCACATATTCAAGCCTAGCGCTTTAATTCAATGTTTAAAGAATAATATTTCACTTATCTTCATCATCTCAAGCACTTACCAAAGTGCTCAAACATTTCAAAAGTCATTAACACATAACACTGAATTGAAACATCCAGATACCTCAAAATACATGACACGCCCAATTTCAATCAAGTCATCGTAACCAATGAGTATTCATATTATTAAAGGGTACAGTCTTATAAATACAACCACCTTAATCTTATTACAAAATTCCTATTAATAATCAGTAATAACGACCTACAATTTTAAATTGGCATTATAGAATAGCTAGTCGGCTAACATTTGAAAACTTGAGGCTAATTAGGTTTCAAAGGACATACACAGTTAATGTCCACATTCCCTTTGTACACCACCAGGTTTTAAAGTAGGCCATTAAATCATGGATTTTTGAAGACCTGGGACAATCTAACTGTGATCACTTAATCAGGTGATCTTTTAAATGGAGCAATTTAGAGATCACTGGAGACCAAATTCTGCCCAGAAGTCTCTCACCTGAAAAACCTACTTGCCTAACCGATCTACACATCAGATCTTAACTGATCTTCATGGTGTTCCTGACCTACAAAACGAACTAAAATGGgtttctccaggaccagggttggagatGCCTGCCATAGTCAGTCACATTAACACTGTAATCTAACCGAACATCAGAGTCCAAACAGAACATTTTCTAACCTAATTATTTCTGGTGGTTATATATACAAACACAATGAGTACTCGCATTCTGTGTGGCCCTGTACACAAcagaatgtgtgtgtgtaaggGATCAGGAGACAAACAGGAGGTCATATCCACTGTCCTAATATGGATGTCAACACTGCAAgtaaaaaaatctgatttacAGAGGTCTATTTCAAAGTTTTACTCTTTTATCAATTCctacatttccatttttctgCCACAACGCAGCACAATGGTCCTGCTCGATGGATTAAGGCCCAGCACAGGGCAGCAGGCACGAGCTCCTGGCTTTCAGAGAGCAGGCAGTGAAGAGCACACTGACCAGCAGTCCATGCTGCCACTGACCGCCTGTGTCCCCTGGGCCAGCGGGCTGACGGTAGTGACGATGTCGTCGTGGTGGTGGTGGCAGAACTTGCTGACGATCAGGGACTCGTCCTCAGCCAACTCCCACAGCTCCACCGCGCCTGGGacaacagacaggcagacatGGAAGAGACCACAGTGTGTCAGCtctccacacactcacagcagcacAGCAGTCGCCCCAGACACTTCAGTCATAGCAGGGATAACTagttccctctctctctcgtcaCAGAAGCCCAGTTGGGTTCCCACTCCCTTACCAGAACATTAAGAGGACAATCGAACTATAACAAAACCTCAACCAGCCACTCACTGAATCATCAGCGCTCTCCTCGACAGAAACGACAGAACAAATCGCTTTCATGTTTCACTATCAGAACTGGCTTCAAGCTTCAGAGAGTAGGAAGATAATTTACAAGGGGGTGAAATTCTCCACTATATGGGGAATGAGATGCACCATCACTACTATATGGGGAATGAGAAGTAACAATGTAGCAGTTGCATTTTCAATTGCCATTTTCCTGCAAACCAACACTTCTTCAATTACCCCCCTAGCATTCACCAAACACCTTACCCCCTAGCGTTCACCTTCCTAACACTTAAGGCTGTTGCACCCAACAGTTTCACCCAATGAAGCCAATAACATATGGTATTTAAATATCAAATATATTATAACATACAAACAGATTTTCTCTTTGCTGGTTTAAAAGTAATACATTGCTTCTAGCCACCCTCCCATACACTCAGAGCACGACAAAGGCTGATCTCCAGTGCTGAGCCCAGCTGGCCCTGGTTACTGCTCTGCCACTCCAACCAGAACAACGAGGAAACTCACCGGAGTCCGAGCCCACGAGGATACTCCGCTCGGACACCCACTTCGCGTCCGCCACGCCGGCCTCGGTCTGCACCCCGGCGCTGCAGTGCCCCTCTTTCGGCGCCAGCTGGGGGTCCTTGAACACCCAGATGGAGCCCAGCCAGCAGCGCCCCATCAGGCTGGAGGCACTGAGCAGCAGGGAGCCATCTGgaggagagaaaaacaaacgCCACAGCGTTCAGGGCAGAGGCACTCCAGGGAGAACTATCAGCCAGCTACTGTGGGAAAATGGGTCACTGCTCCACAAGGAAGAGCACACCAGCAGAAACTACGAGAAAGAGCATTTAAAATAGAGAAAGGGAGGCAATTCTTTAAGGCCAGCCACACAGCTGTggtttatttcaagaaatggctggtaaAGACCCTCAGATTGATCGGGTTTCAGCAACCAAAAGCCTACATTTTCCAAATAAGTGTAACCTCTCTTATGTAGACGTACCAGGGAAAGGTTTAGTTCTGAGAAAGTACTGACGTCTACCTGCCTTGAGGCAATATCTCCTAATGGAAGCCACACTCCTTTACTAATAGAACAATTACGTTTTTAATTGATGTTTTATACCCAGATGCATCTGCCTAAGCACGTACTGaattaaagacaggaaatggaCCTATCAATCCACTCCTCTGCCCGTAATCCCTTTCAGAGCACCCCTGTCTCCTCACTGTCCCGTTCTCAGCTGCCTGTAGCCTGCTGCCCTCTGTCCCTATCCCGTCACCTAGATATGCAACACCCCACAGTCCCCCCTTCTCCCCCCGGCACCCTGGGGGAGGAAACACCTAGCAAACAAAATGAGGTCTTTTTGtctcaaaaagaagaaaaagaaagcccTCCCCATCAACAGCTGACACGTTCCAAAATATAGGCTCTTCCGATTGCACTTATATCTGCGGTTATGCCCAGCTAGGAAGCAAATTTCTGTACCGGGCACTCGGATCGTACAAAAGCACTAGAACCACGCTCGTTTTCACACTACGCTGGCCGACACGACGGGACAGCTCTCCGGACCGCCGGGCGGGCCTGCGCAAACACAGCAGTCACGCTGTATGGCTTCTACCGCCGCCGACTACCCGGGTTTGTGGTCTCGCAGAGTTTTAACGAAAGATCGCATTCCGAGATAACCTGCGGCTCCTGCCAGATAGTAAGAGACATTGTGAACGGCGGCATAAACGTTCAGACACACGGCGGTTACTCGGTAATGTACAACAGGTTGCTACTACGAGAACTTTGATATCACTATGTTTCCTGTGCTCCTTCAATGCACAGTTGAACGGATAGCGTggctttcattaaaaataaaacatacagccACTAATGGCATACGAAAACAGAGTGTCAGGTAAAACGTTATTTTGACCGGTTCACCGATACAATTAAAGACCCGAGATCAAACAGGCCACATGCACGCCATGTATAACCCACAGACGACACGCCAATTAAACACGTAATTAATGATTTACCTGCTCTGTACTGGACTGAGTCCAGATGTTTTTCCATGCAAGCCGGGGCATTGGGAGGTATTTTCCAGCGATTTTCCTTGATCATAGCTGTAGTATTCATTCACACGCGGCTGCTGCTGCTTATATCAATTAACACCAACGAACTGGATTTCCGTTCTTTACTCTCCTCGATTGCTCCTGGCTCCGGATTTTAGGTTCCACATACAACAAGGTGCCAAGCCCGATTTCCGAATCCACCTCCAGCAACCCTCTCCACTCCAGTCCTCCCTGCCGAAAAGGTGTCAACTTTACCCTGCTGACACGCTCACTCTCCTCTTTTTTCCCCCGATCCAGACCCGCGAATGAATGAGCCAGAACTGCCAAGGTCCATCCACCACGTGCTTCCGCTTCCAGGTCCCCCCTCTGCACCAGCCCTGCCTCCGCTGGCCTCGCTCTCGCGCGAGTACCGGTTGCTTGGTTACCATTTGATTTGCCGCCCCTTTCCGCATATAATCATCACAAAGTGCAGATAGAGTACTGCAGAGCTAACGTCGACCCTCTACAGGGtcttatacaaataaaacatgtcACGATTTTGATTTTTATTCCTAAAAACGATTAACTTGAAtacttattatttaaaaatgtttatccaAGAGTTTAGTTTCATGTATATTCCAAAGAATTACTGATCAAGTAAGCGCAActgcgcctgtacttcctaagacggttgaggaaggctaagatatgtccccagatcctcactaacttttacagatgcactccagaaagcacactgacaggctgcatcacagtgtggtatggcaactgcagtgctgctgaccgcaaagccctacagcgggtggtgaaaactgcccagtccatcactggggttaccctcccatctatccaggacatttatgacagcggtgcttgaggaaagctctaagcatgatcaaagaccccacacaccccagctacagactttatgatctgctaccatctggaaaacggtaccagagcattcgggcccggactaccagactcagagagagtttttacccccgcactatcaaactgttcaattcccagcctctctcactctcactctcacctcacctctcacctatgatctgaacctcacagtgccttcttcctttctttctttcttaccaaaaacccaaacacacattgaaaatctacctctaccatacatgtcaaaagctcactccccatattttctatccctttattttattctgttaatgcatatttttgcacataacctgttacctttttgttgtttagcacattgcctgttgttgtttttttgcacatcgtctgttgttgttttttgcacactgcctgttgtctctgtctttcttttgctacacaattgtattgttgttgttgtttttttctctttgtattaCTTATGTCcaagagctagctaaatagcattaagttataccatataccatgctCATGTACAGTGAAAGATacatcatttttaaacacattagTAAATATTTTACCAAATTAATATTCATGTTATACACTTAATCAGTAATTCGGGAGTTAAGTGCTTTGTTCGCAGTGTGCATGAGTATAATGGACCATGTGGCGATATTTGTAACAATTATTTATCATTCTCAACTGTGTACTTTTACGTAACAATTTTGACAGTAATCGATCATGTGATAGACGAATCAATCTCGTTATGACAAGAATAACAGCTTCCCGTGCAGCCAGGCCTTTGAGCGATAAACAGCGGCATCCACCTGCTTTCGAAGTACGAAAAAACAAGTAATGTTCGGCGAATAGGCAGTTTTTCATCTGgttattgcattttaaacaatatGTTTAGCTTTTCAGATTTTTGAAGTTCCAAATAAAAGATTCATTATCAAATTACAGGGGCTAGGTATGCAACCACTTGGACTGAGAACTGATCAGTGAATATAAGACAGCAGAGATCACTGGGGGGATGTAATTAATGGAGTACCTGAGGGATCTGTACTTGGATTACTGCGGTTCCTAATTTGTATCAAGATTCTGGTATAGTCAGTGAACTATTGAAGTGTgaagatgataaaaaaaaccagaagaattaataaatactgtagaagGACTTTTCTTAATGTAATTTAAGCCTGGGTTAACACCGGGCAGATAATGTTATTGTAGACAAGTGCAGAGTATTGTATGCCGGTTGCAAAAACGTAAATTATAGATACAAAATAggaaacactgagcttgaaAAGACATATGAAACTGCTTTAAGTATTTAtattgacacatcatttacacCTCTTAGGCAAAGTGaggaaacacaaacacagaataTGTAgttaaaagcaatttaaatcaatggaTATTATGGTACATTTGTATCATACACTAATAAGACctaatttagaatattatgtACTGATCTGGTCACCGCATTGCAAAGAGATAGTGACAGAGACAGTGCCATGTTTTTTGTTGCTGCAGTCTTTTGAATAAGATGTTAAACCAGGGTCctgactacagtatgtgatgtcaaTAGAGATCCCATGACACTGTCTGTAAAAGTAGAGCTTTTAAcccttaatttaaattaaccCCAGTGCCCTGACTATATTCCACTATGGGCTGAATGATCTGGTCACAATTAAGTTCCTCCTTAGTTCAATTTCTTAATCAGTGTCTTATGTCTCTGTCTGATCTGTTGTGCAGTGGGGTTTGCTGGTACAAAATGGCTGTTACCCATCAGCCTAGTGGGTGGGAACTGTACTTATGTGTTAGCGTTTTTTGTAACTCAGGAAATGGTTTCAGTAAATGAgaattaaattagaaaaaatgtCCATCCAGTTCCAGTCAGCCCATTTTTGAAGCTGATTGGTTCTACAGTGAGTTGGTTAAcaaaaccatccatccattttctaactgcttcttccaattcagtatTATGGGGCAGTcggagcctaacctggcaagcagtgggcaaaaggtggggtacaccttggatgggaggccagttcatcacagagcacacacagatacacacacatactcacttgcaccagggctaatttctcagaagcaaattaacctaccagtatgtctctggactgcgtaaagaaaccggagcacctggaggaaactgtaTTGAACATGTAGATAACATACAAAACTCGAAACAGATATCACCTCAGGAGCAGGAGTAATGCTAAAAGCTGTGCCACAAGAAATTTGTCAACAAGCTGTAATCTTAGTGACCAAAGCCATGTAGTATTCCTGGTATCCACAAGAGAGCACCAAAGAACTGTTAATTTATCCTAACCCTCCCACCTTTGAAGCAGGCTTTCGACCTGAGTACATGTCAAGAGCTagggaaaaaaatgatataACAAACACTTGAGGAACACGACGTGCAACTCAGAACTCCACTATGAAATGCAAATGAACCTGTATTTACTGGTGATGTATGCGTTGGGTTGCAATAGGTCACAGAGCTGcatttttattcctttatttgAAGAAGCAAATGTAATTCTACAAATCTGCATACTCAAGGTCACTGTGGAGTATTTTGAATTAAACAACACAAAGCTGGGACTGTTCAGTTTCCATGCCACGGCTAGCTGTCACAAGCTCACCCCTGAAAGTCTGTTGGTAATCCATTGCATTATTTTAATTGGAATAAGCTTCCTGTGTGCTGAGATAGACAGACAGATTTGGTGTGACCCACTGTTCACTGCTCTGTGATCAGCAGGCATTCGATTTTGCAGTTGATGTTGTCCATTTCCTTTGTGCAAATCTGGAGCTGACCTGTGTATAACCCTCAAAAAGAGTGCTTCTAGGGACAACAGGCGATGGTCAGTGAGAGGACAACGGGTCTCATT from the Lepisosteus oculatus isolate fLepOcu1 chromosome 5, fLepOcu1.hap2, whole genome shotgun sequence genome contains:
- the wdr77 gene encoding methylosome protein WDR77: MNTTAMIKENRWKIPPNAPACMEKHLDSVQYRADGSLLLSASSLMGRCWLGSIWVFKDPQLAPKEGHCSAGVQTEAGVADAKWVSERSILVGSDSGAVELWELAEDESLIVSKFCHHHHDDIVTTVSPLAQGTQAVSGSMDCWIKVWDLAQETVVNSYNAHSSSVTCVSCSPSEEALFLSCGQDGRLLLWDRRKPKPASRIDTQCCPTSLAWHPQRSNMFAYGDDLGKVFVRELQASESVKKMDTHARRVTGLAFSSHSSPFLASISDDCSVAAVDSNYSEIFRDRRHQDFVRGVSWAPAGSSTLTTAGWDHQVLHHSVGQEETPPTADAVAPTHP